A region of Candidatus Nezhaarchaeota archaeon DNA encodes the following proteins:
- a CDS encoding transglutaminase family protein, giving the protein MVKLAKKLTNGLKAADAIKSVYFFVRDYIKWTIEGVKPAIKVLESKKGACFNKASLQIALLRAASIPARYRLEEVRSDVLKPYLPADIYKLLAETIIHVLAEVYVNGMWMGCDATLDFQLSHPQWKRDWELGLDLSCIPSIYRLRILGTYPDLPVNLLLKPFENIINQEGVTAKIEEHLDKIRAMTPDEKFKLFLDSWGPNVVSILVRGRIKK; this is encoded by the coding sequence ATAGTCAAGCTTGCCAAGAAGCTTACTAATGGGCTAAAGGCGGCTGACGCCATTAAAAGCGTGTACTTCTTCGTTAGAGACTACATCAAGTGGACAATAGAAGGTGTAAAGCCAGCAATAAAGGTTTTAGAGAGCAAAAAGGGGGCATGCTTTAATAAAGCAAGCCTTCAAATAGCCTTGCTTAGAGCGGCAAGCATCCCAGCGAGATATAGGCTTGAAGAGGTCCGTTCGGACGTCCTGAAGCCTTATTTACCTGCTGATATCTACAAGCTCCTCGCAGAGACCATAATCCACGTACTGGCTGAAGTTTATGTTAATGGAATGTGGATGGGATGTGATGCAACACTGGATTTTCAACTCTCTCATCCACAATGGAAGAGGGACTGGGAACTTGGCTTAGACCTATCATGTATACCATCAATCTATAGACTTAGGATTCTTGGCACGTACCCTGACCTCCCAGTAAATCTACTCCTCAAGCCATTTGAGAACATAATTAATCAAGAAGGTGTCACGGCTAAGATTGAAGAGCACTTAGATAAGATTAGGGCTATGACCCCCGACGAGAAGTTCAAGCTCTTTTTAGACAGCTGGGGCCCTAACGTAGTATCAATCTTGGTGCGCGGGAGGATAAAAAAATGA
- a CDS encoding UPF0280 family protein — MTKLVKFFYEIGESKGVVKCDSVEGARAAIKAIEHHRRLLEKYILRRPEFKYALEPIDVEDGAPTVVQRMVEVSKIAGVGPMAAVAGVLADLALETALSVGSKIVMVENGGEVAMTGDYTFKVKINAGSSLISGKIGLKVAPSDMPIGIATSSGTYGHALSFGIADAVTVVADNAGLADAAATAVCNMVQGEDLRKALERGLEKAKEIGKVRGVIIVLRDLIGLWGKVPQIIVLRDQEHHHLIA; from the coding sequence ATGACCAAGTTGGTGAAGTTCTTCTATGAAATTGGGGAGTCTAAGGGGGTTGTGAAATGCGATAGTGTTGAAGGTGCTAGAGCAGCTATTAAAGCTATTGAGCATCACAGACGTTTACTCGAGAAGTACATTTTGAGACGACCTGAGTTTAAGTATGCGCTTGAGCCTATTGATGTGGAGGATGGTGCCCCCACAGTTGTTCAGAGGATGGTTGAGGTATCTAAGATCGCTGGTGTTGGCCCAATGGCTGCTGTTGCTGGCGTACTGGCTGACTTAGCTTTAGAAACCGCTTTAAGTGTTGGCTCGAAGATCGTGATGGTCGAGAATGGTGGCGAGGTGGCAATGACCGGCGACTACACATTTAAGGTTAAGATAAATGCCGGTTCATCACTAATATCCGGGAAAATAGGGTTGAAGGTGGCGCCATCTGACATGCCAATAGGGATAGCTACAAGCTCGGGGACTTATGGTCACGCTTTAAGCTTCGGCATAGCCGATGCTGTGACGGTGGTAGCCGACAATGCAGGGCTTGCTGATGCAGCGGCAACGGCAGTATGCAACATGGTTCAAGGTGAGGATCTTAGAAAGGCTCTAGAAAGAGGATTAGAGAAGGCAAAGGAGATAGGGAAGGTGAGGGGGGTCATAATCGTGCTCCGCGACTTAATAGGGTTATGGGGCAAAGTACCTCAAATAATAGTTTTGAGAGATCAGGAGCACCATCACCTCATAGCGTAA
- a CDS encoding FAD-dependent oxidoreductase — protein MTRNYELIKTDVLVIGAGGAGTRAAIEAKRRGVEVVLTAKGGFPSGCTPRAMGGYQASYLPQDSPEAHFKDTVIGGVYMSNQRLVKVMAQEALQRLKDLEEFGTQFIKDETGGYRIIHASGTTHPRNFVAVAGEFMKGLVSEVRQLGVKVYPNVLVLDLIKSKGSVVGAIGFDWKASLFYVFKAKSTILATGGLGNMYPLTSNPPDVVGDGYAMAYRAGAELIDMEFIQWMTCVVHPTSLRGFPPPYDGWVAHGARFYNALCERYMKKYDRERLENVTRDVVCITAYREIKAGRATPRGGLYMDLSGVPENIVKAWEKVWKAYQALGIDITWQPIEWAPGVHHCMGGVRINENCESSVPGLYAAGEAAGGVHGANRIGGNALTDTQVFGARAGFYAAERAKSIGEVDVDEKQVEKCIKMVYEIYERKEGISASQLKGKIQRIMDDYVGVIKTGEGLKRALAELEYIEINELPRVYLGGKGDHQALIETIDVMNMVCTGKIVASAALYRTESRGAHYREDYPERDDTNWLKNVIIKLEGGKMVIKTVPVDLIEIKP, from the coding sequence TTGACAAGGAATTATGAGTTAATTAAAACGGACGTCTTAGTTATAGGTGCTGGTGGTGCAGGAACACGAGCTGCAATAGAGGCTAAGCGTAGAGGTGTCGAAGTAGTCCTTACAGCTAAGGGAGGCTTCCCCTCAGGATGTACTCCGAGGGCCATGGGAGGTTATCAGGCTTCTTACTTACCTCAAGATAGTCCAGAAGCCCACTTCAAAGATACAGTGATAGGTGGGGTGTACATGAGCAACCAGAGGCTCGTCAAGGTAATGGCTCAAGAGGCTCTACAAAGACTGAAGGACCTTGAAGAATTCGGCACCCAATTCATTAAAGATGAAACTGGAGGCTATAGAATCATCCATGCATCCGGAACTACACATCCAAGGAATTTCGTCGCTGTGGCAGGGGAGTTCATGAAAGGGTTAGTGAGCGAAGTTCGTCAACTTGGCGTTAAAGTTTATCCTAACGTCCTAGTGTTGGATCTAATCAAAAGTAAAGGCTCCGTTGTTGGAGCTATTGGATTTGATTGGAAGGCTAGTCTCTTCTATGTGTTTAAGGCTAAGTCCACAATACTAGCAACGGGCGGCTTGGGAAACATGTACCCCTTAACATCAAATCCACCCGACGTAGTTGGTGACGGTTACGCGATGGCTTATAGGGCTGGAGCTGAACTCATAGATATGGAGTTCATACAGTGGATGACCTGCGTAGTGCACCCAACAAGCTTAAGGGGTTTTCCACCACCATATGATGGCTGGGTGGCTCATGGGGCACGATTCTACAATGCACTTTGTGAAAGGTACATGAAGAAATATGATCGTGAGAGGTTAGAGAACGTAACAAGAGATGTCGTCTGCATAACTGCTTATCGAGAAATCAAAGCTGGTAGAGCAACACCTCGTGGCGGCTTATACATGGACCTCTCGGGGGTACCAGAGAATATTGTTAAGGCCTGGGAGAAAGTTTGGAAGGCCTATCAAGCGCTAGGTATAGACATAACTTGGCAACCAATAGAGTGGGCTCCTGGAGTACATCACTGTATGGGGGGTGTCAGGATAAACGAAAACTGCGAGTCATCAGTTCCAGGGTTGTACGCAGCTGGTGAAGCAGCTGGTGGAGTGCACGGCGCTAATAGGATTGGTGGTAACGCTTTAACAGATACTCAAGTCTTTGGGGCTAGGGCAGGTTTCTACGCCGCCGAGAGGGCTAAGAGCATAGGCGAAGTTGACGTGGATGAGAAGCAGGTAGAAAAATGCATAAAGATGGTCTATGAGATATACGAGAGGAAGGAGGGCATTTCAGCTTCACAACTCAAGGGGAAGATACAGAGGATCATGGACGACTATGTTGGAGTAATCAAGACAGGTGAGGGTCTAAAGAGGGCTCTTGCAGAACTTGAATACATAGAAATCAATGAACTGCCAAGAGTATACCTAGGAGGTAAAGGCGATCATCAAGCACTGATTGAAACTATAGACGTAATGAATATGGTGTGTACCGGCAAGATAGTTGCATCAGCTGCGCTCTACAGAACTGAAAGCAGAGGAGCACATTACAGAGAAGACTACCCTGAAAGGGATGACACCAATTGGCTTAAGAATGTGATCATAAAGCTTGAAGGAGGTAAGATGGTTATAAAGACGGTCCCAGTCGACTTGATAGAAATCAAGCCATAG
- a CDS encoding isocitrate/isopropylmalate dehydrogenase family protein, with protein sequence MPGTYKIVVIPGDGIGREVTPEAVKVLKACEEVISGLNFEFIEFEAGAMYYLKNLKEEYPPDLLPTCRKSHGVIFGAVGWQDARWPDGTYAGAKLIFDVRFGLDLYANVRPCKLYPNVPTPIKKKPEEVNMVVIRENTECLYQGIGGRLNRGGESELAIDVRVLTKKGCERVIRYAFELARSLPQGAPLDGKKRVTCIDKSNVLKGCVFWREVFNKVGENYPDIEKDYAYVDAWTQWAVRRPEWYNVCVTSNMFGDILTDLAAAIQGGLGIAPSIQVGDQLAMAEPVHGSAPKYYGKKVSNPMAIILSVMWLMRYFHQKYGDKAAAEAAARIEAAVIDVLKEGKVLTYDLGGSAHTDEVGNEIAKRVKTLQVVV encoded by the coding sequence ATGCCCGGTACTTATAAGATAGTTGTGATCCCCGGAGACGGCATTGGTCGAGAGGTTACACCAGAGGCAGTGAAGGTCCTTAAGGCCTGTGAAGAGGTAATATCGGGGTTGAACTTTGAGTTTATAGAGTTTGAAGCTGGCGCAATGTACTACCTAAAGAACTTGAAGGAGGAGTACCCACCAGATCTACTGCCGACGTGCAGGAAAAGCCACGGAGTAATCTTTGGTGCAGTTGGATGGCAGGATGCTAGATGGCCTGATGGAACCTATGCTGGGGCAAAGCTAATATTCGATGTGAGATTTGGTCTAGATCTCTACGCTAACGTGAGGCCTTGCAAGCTATACCCTAACGTGCCCACACCAATTAAGAAGAAACCGGAAGAAGTGAATATGGTCGTAATAAGGGAGAACACTGAATGCCTTTACCAAGGCATAGGAGGTAGGCTTAACAGAGGAGGGGAATCAGAGTTAGCTATAGATGTAAGGGTCTTAACGAAGAAGGGCTGCGAGAGGGTCATTAGATATGCATTTGAGCTTGCAAGGTCACTACCTCAAGGTGCCCCTCTAGATGGCAAGAAGAGGGTAACGTGCATCGATAAGAGCAATGTGCTCAAGGGCTGTGTCTTCTGGAGAGAGGTATTCAATAAGGTTGGTGAGAATTACCCTGACATCGAAAAGGACTACGCGTACGTGGATGCTTGGACGCAATGGGCCGTCAGGAGACCTGAATGGTATAACGTCTGCGTAACCTCAAACATGTTCGGGGACATATTAACAGACCTAGCTGCAGCCATACAAGGAGGGCTAGGGATAGCTCCAAGCATTCAAGTTGGCGATCAGCTAGCAATGGCCGAGCCAGTTCATGGTTCAGCACCCAAGTACTACGGCAAGAAGGTGTCAAACCCCATGGCGATCATACTCTCGGTGATGTGGCTCATGAGGTACTTCCACCAGAAGTATGGAGACAAAGCTGCTGCTGAAGCTGCTGCGAGAATCGAAGCTGCCGTCATAGACGTCTTAAAAGAAGGGAAGGTCCTGACTTATGATCTTGGGGGTTCTGCTCACACTGACGAGGTCGGAAATGAGATCGCCAAGAGGGTAAAGACCTTACAAGTAGTAGTCTAA
- a CDS encoding FAD-binding protein, with translation MKLHDAADDVVETDVLVVGAGAAGLLASIKADDMNVDVAVCSKGLFRKSGATVMSTGGMEVAIGHGDPADNPDVHFVDTVVGGEYINDQRLVDVLTREAVERLVDLERIGIVFERQEDGRLFQFAPGGAHARVVILGDLAGSHYMVALNREVMRRNIRVFEEVMITNLLATNNAISGAVGLDIKRGEVIAFKTKAVVLATGGAGQIYKYTSNPVQNTGDGRAMAYRVGAELIDMEMVQFHPTGLAYPPEKRGTLVTEAVRMVGAHLLNVKGERFMKRYDPQRMELAKRDVVSRAICNEVREGRGTEWGGVYLDASHIPEDVIERRLGVTRRKILFLTGMDIAKEPIHVYPTCHYFMGGVRADPDCSTRVPGLFVAGEEMGGVHGANRLGGNSITTLIVFGWRAGISAAKYAKSVDYKPLDTADVAKERDRLFGLLSKKDYISPSVIRRELQEVMWNNVGIVRTEESMKAALSVIERMKMKDLPRVGVPDGSRRYRMDWVEAIELENMLTVSEMVTRAAMFRKESRGAHIRDDYPKKDDDNWLVHTVIGRVDGRMKVWTEPVELIKIKPPVHGVVIYEPR, from the coding sequence GTGAAGTTGCATGATGCTGCTGATGACGTGGTTGAAACCGACGTACTTGTAGTTGGAGCTGGTGCTGCCGGGCTTTTAGCCTCTATTAAGGCTGATGACATGAATGTTGATGTCGCTGTGTGCTCTAAGGGGCTTTTCAGGAAGAGTGGTGCAACCGTCATGTCTACTGGCGGGATGGAGGTAGCTATAGGTCATGGTGATCCTGCAGATAACCCTGATGTGCATTTCGTCGATACGGTTGTTGGAGGCGAGTACATTAATGATCAGAGGCTAGTAGATGTTCTGACGAGAGAGGCTGTTGAGAGGCTTGTGGATCTTGAGAGGATTGGCATAGTATTCGAGAGGCAAGAGGATGGGAGGCTGTTCCAATTTGCTCCTGGTGGCGCTCACGCTAGAGTCGTCATTCTCGGCGACTTAGCTGGATCTCACTACATGGTGGCACTTAACAGGGAGGTTATGAGGAGGAACATAAGAGTATTCGAGGAGGTTATGATAACCAATCTCCTAGCCACTAATAATGCAATTAGTGGAGCTGTCGGCTTAGACATAAAGAGAGGTGAGGTCATAGCCTTCAAGACTAAAGCTGTCGTCTTAGCGACTGGTGGTGCAGGTCAAATCTACAAGTATACGTCTAACCCAGTTCAAAATACTGGCGATGGGAGGGCCATGGCATATAGGGTTGGCGCTGAGCTGATAGACATGGAGATGGTGCAGTTTCACCCCACAGGACTTGCCTACCCTCCTGAGAAGCGTGGCACACTTGTAACAGAGGCTGTTAGAATGGTTGGAGCGCACTTGCTTAATGTTAAAGGTGAGCGCTTCATGAAGAGGTATGATCCACAGCGTATGGAGCTTGCTAAGAGGGATGTGGTTTCGAGGGCCATATGCAATGAGGTAAGAGAGGGTAGGGGGACCGAGTGGGGAGGTGTTTATTTAGATGCTAGCCACATACCCGAAGATGTAATCGAGCGTAGGCTCGGTGTAACTAGAAGGAAGATCCTCTTCTTAACGGGGATGGACATCGCTAAAGAGCCGATACACGTTTACCCCACATGCCACTACTTCATGGGTGGTGTTAGAGCTGACCCTGACTGTTCAACTAGAGTTCCGGGGCTTTTTGTTGCTGGCGAGGAGATGGGAGGAGTTCATGGAGCCAATAGGCTTGGGGGCAACTCGATAACTACTCTGATAGTGTTTGGTTGGAGAGCTGGCATTAGTGCAGCTAAGTACGCTAAGAGCGTTGATTACAAGCCCCTAGATACAGCTGACGTCGCCAAGGAGAGAGATAGACTGTTTGGTCTCTTAAGTAAAAAGGACTACATATCCCCATCAGTAATTAGGAGGGAACTTCAGGAGGTTATGTGGAATAATGTTGGTATAGTGAGGACCGAGGAGTCAATGAAGGCTGCCTTAAGTGTAATAGAGAGGATGAAGATGAAGGACTTGCCTAGAGTTGGAGTGCCTGATGGTAGTAGGAGGTATAGAATGGATTGGGTAGAGGCAATAGAGCTTGAGAACATGCTCACGGTTTCAGAGATGGTTACCAGGGCAGCGATGTTCAGGAAGGAGAGTAGAGGGGCTCACATTAGAGACGATTATCCAAAGAAGGACGACGATAACTGGCTCGTTCATACCGTGATAGGGAGGGTTGATGGTAGGATGAAGGTTTGGACTGAGCCTGTTGAGCTAATTAAAATTAAGCCTCCAGTTCATGGGGTGGTGATCTATGAGCCAAGATAG
- a CDS encoding succinate dehydrogenase/fumarate reductase iron-sulfur subunit — MSQDRPTVKLKVFRYDPTIDEKPRYETYEVPYYRGMKVLDALIYVHDNYDSTLAFRYSCKIWRCGSCAVMVDGDAKPACRAEVEPGREYVIEPLANLPVIRDLVVDFSKIYKRFTALGPYFVTTKPRGNEPARVPGRKYEDFIKVAGCIECWSCISVCPAVKVAWAEMAGPGLIVALAQSAYNPLNEHDVIPIAFAQGLYSCTTCGKCAEVCPEEIAIPEVVFEKMRAIAVNRGIGPLPGHLVPKELIEKTGRSVVKKETPFLETIEVEVFKPAEKTRSEPIDRVGYFTGCLADYRLQSVAKSTVDILLKLGVEVVVPKDQVCCGSPMIRIGALSALNDLVKRNIASFERFGVKTIVTPCAGCSLTLKKNYPELVKKILGREMPFKVYHLSEYIVDVLGAKMKDLKEVKMKVTWHDPCHLRRGQGIYKEPRELLTSIPGIQLIEMRKPDQCCGAGGGVRSGKRELSDLIRADKIKIILETGAEAVVTECPFCVIQIRDALDEAGYKDINVFYLEDLIRKAMK, encoded by the coding sequence ATGAGCCAAGATAGGCCCACGGTCAAGCTTAAAGTGTTCAGATATGATCCTACCATAGATGAGAAGCCGAGGTACGAGACTTACGAGGTGCCGTACTACCGTGGCATGAAAGTCCTTGACGCTCTAATATATGTCCATGATAATTACGACTCGACTTTGGCATTCAGGTATAGCTGTAAGATATGGCGCTGTGGCTCGTGTGCAGTCATGGTTGACGGTGATGCCAAACCGGCATGTAGGGCTGAGGTTGAGCCAGGCAGGGAATATGTAATTGAGCCCTTAGCGAATTTGCCTGTGATCAGGGATTTAGTAGTAGATTTTAGTAAGATCTATAAGAGGTTTACAGCTCTTGGACCATACTTCGTGACTACGAAGCCTAGAGGTAATGAGCCTGCCAGGGTTCCAGGTCGGAAGTACGAGGACTTCATAAAAGTAGCTGGATGCATTGAGTGTTGGTCCTGCATATCTGTGTGTCCAGCAGTGAAGGTTGCATGGGCAGAGATGGCTGGTCCAGGCTTGATCGTCGCTTTAGCTCAGTCCGCGTATAACCCACTTAATGAGCACGACGTTATACCGATAGCGTTCGCTCAAGGTCTCTACTCATGTACGACTTGTGGGAAGTGTGCTGAAGTTTGTCCAGAGGAGATAGCGATCCCCGAAGTCGTCTTTGAAAAGATGAGAGCTATTGCCGTTAATAGAGGCATAGGGCCTCTACCTGGACACTTAGTCCCTAAGGAGTTAATTGAGAAGACAGGCAGGTCGGTGGTGAAGAAGGAGACGCCGTTCCTTGAGACGATAGAGGTAGAGGTCTTTAAGCCGGCCGAGAAGACTAGGAGTGAGCCCATCGATAGAGTTGGCTACTTTACGGGATGTCTTGCTGACTACAGGCTTCAATCCGTTGCTAAGTCGACAGTGGACATACTGTTAAAACTTGGTGTTGAGGTTGTAGTGCCTAAAGATCAAGTATGCTGTGGCTCGCCGATGATCAGGATAGGTGCACTGAGCGCCCTCAACGACTTAGTCAAGAGGAATATAGCATCATTCGAAAGGTTTGGCGTCAAAACCATAGTGACTCCTTGCGCTGGATGTAGCTTAACGCTCAAGAAGAATTACCCTGAACTCGTGAAGAAGATTCTTGGTAGAGAGATGCCATTCAAAGTTTACCACCTATCGGAGTACATAGTTGATGTGTTGGGAGCAAAGATGAAGGACCTGAAAGAGGTCAAGATGAAAGTTACGTGGCACGATCCATGCCACTTAAGAAGAGGACAAGGGATATACAAGGAGCCTCGTGAACTATTGACATCAATACCTGGTATACAGCTCATAGAGATGAGGAAACCTGATCAGTGCTGTGGTGCTGGTGGAGGTGTTAGATCTGGTAAAAGAGAGCTTAGTGATCTCATAAGAGCCGACAAAATAAAGATAATCTTAGAGACAGGAGCTGAAGCTGTGGTAACTGAATGTCCATTCTGTGTTATACAGATAAGAGATGCACTCGACGAAGCTGGCTACAAGGATATAAATGTCTTCTACCTTGAAGACCTCATAAGAAAGGCAATGAAGTAG
- a CDS encoding (Fe-S)-binding protein has protein sequence MSGLFVEQFKDQVYRCIRCGYCRDFARYRDSAYKVCPLREGDATPGFEPYSARGRLMLIRFVLEGRLPLNEKLAELVYTCSTCRNCWDKCYVSQTKLKGEHMLNQVEIYEAFRHDLFKAGLISPRHKQILEWTEKEHNPYLERHEDRTKWVHEGIEPPPSKGDVLYFVGCTASYRHKNIATATVRVLRKAGINVALLYGNEWCCGSPMMRIGHRDLAKQLAEHNVAAIEETGAKTVVFSCSGCYRAFKIDYPLHGLQPKFELRHAIDLALQLINEGRLSIKKEFKHKITYHDPCHVGRHLLHIKAEIFEQPREIIKKIPGAELIEMERNRRNSWCCGAGGGLRSYNAEVSLALAKNRIKEAEKTSAEVVTSICPFCYRNLSDAIQMTGSHMKMYDLMEILDVVTE, from the coding sequence ATGTCCGGACTGTTTGTAGAACAGTTTAAGGATCAAGTATATAGGTGTATTAGGTGCGGCTATTGTCGCGACTTTGCAAGGTATAGAGACTCAGCATACAAGGTGTGCCCACTTAGAGAGGGAGATGCCACGCCTGGTTTTGAGCCTTACAGTGCTAGAGGACGCTTAATGCTGATAAGATTTGTACTAGAAGGTCGATTACCTCTAAACGAGAAGCTAGCTGAATTAGTGTACACGTGCTCGACTTGTAGAAACTGCTGGGACAAGTGTTACGTCTCTCAGACGAAGCTTAAGGGCGAGCACATGCTCAATCAAGTCGAAATATATGAGGCCTTCAGACACGACTTATTCAAGGCCGGCTTAATAAGCCCCAGGCACAAGCAGATACTAGAATGGACAGAAAAGGAGCACAACCCATACCTTGAGAGACATGAGGATAGAACTAAGTGGGTCCATGAAGGCATTGAGCCCCCACCATCGAAGGGTGACGTCCTATACTTTGTTGGTTGCACGGCTTCTTACAGGCATAAGAACATAGCGACTGCAACTGTAAGAGTGCTGAGAAAGGCTGGGATCAACGTTGCTTTGCTATATGGAAATGAATGGTGCTGCGGCTCTCCAATGATGAGGATAGGACATAGGGACCTAGCAAAACAATTAGCTGAACATAATGTGGCGGCAATAGAAGAAACTGGAGCTAAAACAGTAGTCTTCTCATGTTCCGGCTGTTATAGAGCTTTTAAGATCGATTATCCACTGCACGGGCTACAACCGAAATTTGAATTAAGACACGCAATAGATCTTGCACTTCAATTAATCAATGAAGGGAGGCTCTCCATCAAGAAGGAATTTAAGCATAAGATAACATATCATGATCCATGCCACGTTGGTAGACACTTGCTACACATTAAGGCTGAGATATTCGAACAACCTAGAGAGATAATCAAAAAGATACCCGGTGCTGAGCTCATTGAAATGGAGAGGAATAGGAGAAACTCATGGTGTTGCGGTGCTGGTGGAGGGTTAAGATCGTACAACGCTGAAGTATCGCTAGCACTAGCTAAAAATAGAATCAAAGAGGCTGAGAAGACCTCGGCTGAAGTAGTGACCTCAATATGTCCATTCTGCTACAGAAACTTAAGCGATGCCATACAAATGACGGGCTCGCACATGAAAATGTATGACTTAATGGAGATTCTTGATGTGGTGACAGAGTAA
- a CDS encoding FAD-binding oxidoreductase, which translates to MMSSRSALIEALSNIVGSKFISDDLNIRLAYSRDASPEPPRLSDVVVRPSSTEEVSEIVKVANRFKTPIIIRGGGANLVGLPPGSGGITLDMTRMSNIVELDEASMTVTVQAGINWSLLTYELKKKGYRTPFYGPFSGGAATIGGGISNASVGLGSAKYGTVADILVGLEVVLPTGDVIRTGSGANPFAKKFTRWGFGPDMTGLFIGDQGVFGVKTEATLKIMPWPDEQAFGSYTFQDLEKACRAIYELQLRHIPTNIVLLEPDFNAIFGKAGFRGLLGVPFSVHIHIEGYSKDEVERQKLVADDIMKKNDGKEIPPDFPAWNFTRPWEWQPRTGPLGQAWTTACYKVPILDYPAHRKLWYEVLEKYKNVMKEKKIDFYVASLVVENTLDPMNVLYWFDEDEEAREWVRRIWRDLIENEIRHGAIHYWLGKVIGERVAKAYTGVYFDFLRTIKRALDPNGIMNPGLLLL; encoded by the coding sequence ATGATGAGCTCGCGTTCAGCTCTTATAGAAGCCCTAAGTAACATTGTTGGCTCGAAGTTCATTAGTGATGACTTAAACATCAGGCTAGCATACTCTAGAGATGCAAGCCCGGAACCTCCAAGGCTAAGCGATGTAGTTGTGAGACCTTCCTCAACAGAGGAAGTCTCTGAGATCGTGAAAGTGGCCAATAGATTTAAGACACCAATCATCATTAGGGGTGGAGGAGCAAACTTAGTAGGACTTCCACCAGGGAGCGGTGGAATAACTCTCGACATGACTAGGATGTCTAATATAGTAGAGCTTGACGAAGCATCGATGACGGTAACGGTTCAAGCAGGGATAAACTGGTCACTACTAACTTACGAGTTAAAGAAGAAGGGGTACAGGACACCCTTCTATGGCCCCTTCAGCGGTGGGGCAGCCACGATAGGTGGAGGAATAAGCAATGCAAGTGTTGGTCTTGGAAGCGCTAAGTACGGAACAGTAGCCGACATACTAGTTGGCTTAGAAGTCGTCTTGCCGACAGGCGACGTCATAAGAACGGGATCTGGTGCTAACCCCTTTGCTAAGAAGTTTACTAGGTGGGGCTTCGGCCCAGACATGACCGGGCTATTCATTGGCGATCAAGGAGTGTTCGGCGTGAAAACTGAGGCGACACTCAAGATCATGCCTTGGCCGGATGAACAAGCATTTGGTAGCTACACGTTTCAGGACCTAGAAAAGGCATGCAGAGCAATTTATGAGCTTCAATTGAGACACATACCCACAAACATAGTGCTCCTGGAGCCTGACTTCAACGCAATTTTCGGTAAAGCCGGCTTTAGGGGATTATTAGGCGTGCCATTCTCCGTCCACATTCACATAGAAGGTTATAGCAAGGATGAGGTTGAAAGACAGAAGTTGGTAGCCGACGATATAATGAAAAAGAATGACGGTAAGGAGATACCACCTGACTTTCCAGCTTGGAACTTCACAAGGCCATGGGAGTGGCAACCTAGGACAGGCCCTCTAGGGCAAGCATGGACAACAGCTTGCTATAAAGTACCAATCCTTGACTACCCAGCTCACAGAAAGTTATGGTATGAAGTGCTTGAAAAATACAAGAATGTAATGAAGGAGAAGAAGATAGACTTCTATGTTGCCTCACTAGTTGTAGAGAACACTCTTGATCCAATGAACGTGCTCTATTGGTTTGATGAGGATGAAGAGGCTAGGGAGTGGGTTAGAAGGATTTGGAGGGACTTGATAGAGAACGAAATAAGGCATGGCGCTATACACTACTGGCTCGGCAAGGTAATAGGTGAGAGAGTAGCTAAGGCTTACACTGGCGTGTACTTTGACTTTCTCAGGACCATAAAGAGAGCACTAGATCCTAATGGCATAATGAATCCGGGCCTCTTGCTTTTATGA